A region from the Takifugu rubripes chromosome 22, fTakRub1.2, whole genome shotgun sequence genome encodes:
- the depdc5 gene encoding GATOR complex protein DEPDC5 isoform X7, producing MSLLVSIKKLFVKYPLLVRLEETDGGPVGYNSTAAQGNYLEAINLSFNVFDKHYINRNFDRTGQMSVVITPGVGVFEVDRQLMILTKQRMIDNGIGVDLVCMGEQPLHAVPLFKLHNRMMGVDSHVGDDYHLPHWINHSFYTSKSQTSCSSFTPRITVAGLKLTTEKSRFNKDHTLCSPKDTESSLPIQVDYDAHDIQVFRLPGPSRFKRTPNFRLGRDKEIGGRKSLGSLEVTACIGVSPPVRFEGPEEHKSVTSNDSLGSVSNVLLIPRLPSAQYEVSSSLGYTSTREMLEKMESQRDSSAPGRFTVGSAESPRHIRPGCYTPQRALINPFTPSRMPMKLTSNRRRWMHTFPIGPSGEAIQIHHQMRQNMADLQGQQTNPAHSSAELLELVCPEATGRKTLSGQVGETGLYVGGLMEELTANPESNGGLPTHCASLFDDCPLSSADPTLLLFAPLTVPSFCCTVGVDWKSLTTPACLPLTTDYFPDRQTLQNDYTEGCYDLLPHSDLDRREEEATVRTASEVFEEFICQRLMQGYQIIVQTHNRKPQPSVSTPLGSSPLYSRGLVSLRRAEEKENVYWLSMGRTFHKVCLKDKIISVTRYLPKYPCETAQIQYSYSLCPSHSEGQFVSCWVEFGHERLEEYKWNYLDQYICSAGSEDFSLIDSLKFWRTRFLLLPAGGARRMADGEGHWDIYGEAVGTAMGGSGDWVLLDNFIRFLEGLNRIRRRHRSDRIIRQKGTPMKGLQVAGTLPSYSSEHMAPPQGKKGTSALSVLLEMEQKTLDEQQGTKPSTAVADPSGIATNLMYLDSPRKDGGFILEFIRSPHSSNTYHSQLPVEASEAADRGLQPTVAPGAAVQPVGELASCSNTGDTSGNSAVQSLSLSSSPTLMEILEAIKHPMTGVQLLPEQRGLPLNCFFSAEVVHWLINNVEGVTTQGIAVDIMQKMLDEGLVAHASGDMMRTFIYGFYCYRIVGEKDGSNSQPPSTTAGGWPAAALEDFALFQGKWFEVAFVVEEQLHCDLPVFLLPWLPSRPSSYASRHSSFSRSFGGRSQAAALLAATVPEQKMVTLDVDVNNRSDRMEWCSCYYHGNFFLNTAFEIKLHWMAVTAAVLFEMVQGWHRKAASCGFLLIPALEFPFALTSSLYGDPLRAQHFISLNIHCLLKNGSDNLFEGFEPETYWDRMQFFQEAILYRFGFVHDKFSVSTFSFPSENKPQYIHITGTVFLQLPYFKRKHSSGQQRRRRNSTTSNNQGLFGGEECVGYYWAYNTMLTKSWRAGVLGDEKLADRLLRDFSDFCANKDNRLLNFWDSCQEKMNTSTP from the exons ATGTCATTGCTGGTCTCTATAAAGAAGCTTTTTGTTAAGTATCCATTGCTGGTGCGGCTTGAAGAAACAG ATGGTGGCCCGGTTGGTTATAACTCTACTGCAGCTCAAGGAAACTATCTGGAAGCCATTAATCTTTCCTTCAATG TGTTTGACAAGCATTACATCAACCGTAACTTTGACCGCACTGGCCAGATGTCGGTGGTCATCACACCTGGGGTTGGAGTGTTTGAAGTTGACCGCCAGCTCATGATTCTTACCAAACAGCGTATGATTGATAATG GTATCGGGGTGGACTTGGTGTGTATGGGGGAACAGCCTCTACATGCAGTACCATTATTCAAG CTGCACAACAGGATGATGGGTGTGGACTCTCATGTAGGAGATGATTATCACCTTCCTCACTGGATCAACCACAG CTTCTATACCTCCAAAAGTCAAACCTCTTGTAGCTCCTTCACCCCTCGAATCACAGTGGCTGGACTCAAG CTCACTACAGAGAAGTCCAGATTCAACAAGGACCACA CTCTCTGTTCTCCAAAGGACACTGAAAGCAGTCTGCCTATACAGGTGGACTACGATGCCCATGATATCCAGGTGTTCAGATTACCTGGTCCATCACGATTTAAGAGGACTCCTAATTTTAG GTTAGGGCGAGACAAAGAGATAGGTGGAAGAAAAAGTTTGGGCTCCCTGGAAGTGACTGCATGCATAGGGGTATCCCCCCCTGTTCGGTTTGAAGGTCCTGAAGAGCATAAAAGTGTAACATCAAATGATAGTTTAGGCTCCGTGTCCAATGTGCTGCTCATTCCCCGTCTACCTTCAGCCCAGTATGAAGTTAGCAGTTCCTTGGGATACACGAGCACCAGAG AAATGTTAGAGAAGATGGAGTCACAGAGGGACTCCAGTGCACCAGGAAGATTTACAGTGGGGAGTGCTGAGTCCCCAAGGCACATCCGTCCTGGATGCTACACCCCCCAAAGAGCACTCATCAATCCTTTCACCCCATCAAGGATGCCTATGAAGCTAACCTCCAACCGCCGGCGTTGGATGCACACCTTCCCCATAG GTCCCTCTGGAGAGGCAATTCAAATCCATCATCAGATGAGACAGAACATGGCTGACCTGCAAGGCCAACAGACAAATCCTGCACATAGCTCAGCTGAGCTGTTGGAACTCGTCTGTCCTGAGGCCACTGGAAG AAAAACACTCTCAGGACAAGTGGGAGAAACTGGCCTTTATGTTGGGGGATTGATGGAAGAATTGACTGCAAATCCAGAGAGTAATGGTG GACTTCCAACCCACTGTGCCTCCTTATTTGATGACTGTCCCCTCAGCAGTGCTGACCCAA CCCTCCTGCTGTTTGCACCCTTGACAGTGCCCAGCTTTTGTTGTACAGTGGGGGTGGATTGGAAGTCTTTGACGACACCAGCTTGTCTGCCCCTCACCACGGACTATTTTCCAGATCGCCAAACCCTTCAGAATGATTATACTGAAGGCTGCTATGACCTGCTACCACACAGTGACCTGGACAG gCGGGAAGAAGAAGCAACTGTAAGAACAGCTTCCGAAGTGTTTGAGGAGTTTATCTGTCAGAGACTGATGCAGGGGTATCAAATCATTGTTCAGACTCATAACAGGAAGCCTCAGCCATCTGTGTCCACACCTCTTGGCAGCAGCCCTCTTTACTCCAGAG GCTTGGTTTCCCTGCGTCgagcagaagagaaggagaatgTTTATTGGCTCAGCATGGGCCGTACCTTCCATAAAGTTTGCCTCAAAGACAAAATAATCAGTGTAACTCGCTATTTGCCAAA GTACCCGTGTGAGACTGCTCAGATCCAGTACAGTTACAGCCTTTGTCCATCACACTCAGAGGGTCAATTTGTGTCCTGTTGGGTGGAGTTTGGTCACGAACGGCTGGAAGAATACAAGTGGAACTATCTGGACCAGTACATCTGCTCTGCTGGGTCTGAGGACTTTAG TTTGATAGACTCTCTAAAGTTTTGGAGGACTCGGTTCTTGCTTCTGCCTGCTGGGGGAGCAAGGCGAATGGCAGATGGTGAAGGGCACTGGGATATTTATGGAGAGGCAGTGGGTACTGCAATGGGCGGATCTGGGGACTGGGTCTTGCTGGACAACTTCATCCGCTTCCTGGAGGGCCTGAACCGCATTCGTCGCCGACATCGCTCGGACAGGATCATTAGA CAAAAGGGGACACCAATGAAAGGCCTGCAGGTTGCTGGTACTCTCCCTTCTTATTCTTCTGAACACATGGCTCCTCCTCAAGGCAAAAAGGGCACATCTGCATTATCAGTCTTACTGGAGATGGAGCAGAA GACACTGGATGAACAGCAGGGAACAAAGCCCTCAACAGCTGTTGCTGACCCCTCTGGTATTGCAACAAATCTCATGTATCTGGACAGTCCTCGCAAG GATGGTGGCTTCATTTTGGAATTTATTCGTAGCCCTCATTCTTCCAACACCTATCACTCTCAG TTGCCTGTTGAAGCCAGTGAAGCGGCGGACAGAGGACTCCAGCCAACAGTTGCACCTGGAGCAGCAGTCCAGCCTGTAGGAGAGCTTGCATCTTGTAGCAACACAGGAGACACCAG TGGAAATTCTGCAGTGCAGTCGCTTTCTTTGTCATCATCCCCAACACTCATGGAGATCCTGGAGGCTATAAAACATCCAAT GACAGGTGTACAACTCCTTCCAGAGCAAAGAGGCCTGCCTCTCAATTGCTTTTTTAGTGCGGAGGTGGTTCACTGGCTGATTAACAACGTGGAAGGGGTAACGACACAAGGCATAGCTGTAGATATCATGCAG AAAATGTTGGATGAAGGTTTGGTGGCCCATGCTTCTGGAGACATGATGCGTACCTTCATTTATGGATTCTACTGCTACAGGATTGTTGGAGAGAAGGATG gttcAAATTCCCAGCCTCCTTCCACAACAGCAGGGGGCtggcctgcagcagctctggaggactTTGCCCTGTTCCAGGGAAAGTGGTTTGAGGTGGCCTTTGTGGTGGAAGAGCAGCTCCATTGCGATCTCCCAGTTTTTCTCCTGCCCTGGCTCCCCAGCAGGCCGTCCTCCTATGCAAGTAGGCATAGCTCATTCAGCCGCAGTTTTGGAGGACGCAGTCAGGCCGCTGCATTGCTAG CTGCCACTGTTCCAGAGCAGAAAATGGTCACTCTGGATGTGGATGTGAACAATCGCAGTGACCGGATGGAGTGGTGCAGCTGTTATTACCATGGCAACTTCTTCCTCAACACTGCCTTTGAGATCAAGCTTCACTGGATGGCTGTCACTGCTGCAGTACTCTTTGAGATG GTTCAGGGCTGGCACAGGAAAGCAGCATCATGTGGCTTCCTCTTGATCCCTGCACTGGAGTTTCCTTTTGCACTAACCTCCTCCCTGTATGGAGATCCCCTCAGAGCCCAGCACTTCATTTCTCTGAACATCCACTGCCTTCTAAAGAATGGCAGTGACAATCTGTTTGAAG GCTTTGAACCAGAGACCTACTGGGATAGGATGCAGTTCTTTCAGGAGGCCATACTTTACAG GTTTGGATTTGTGCATGACAAATTTTCAGTTTCAACCTTTAGTTTCCCTTCGGAGAATAAGCCCCAGTACATCCACATAACAG GTACCGTCTTCTTGCAGCTGCCATACTTCAAGAGGAAGCATTCAAGTGGGCAGCAACGTCGACGCCGGAACTCTACCACTTCGAACAACCAGGGGCTGTTTGGTGGGGAGGAGTGTGTTGGCTACTATTGGGCCTACAACACTATGCTGACCAAGTCCTGGAGGGCAGGCGTGCTTGGGGATGAGAAGCTCGCCGACCGCCTCCTCAGAGACTTCAGCGACTTCTGTGCCAACAAAGACAACAGACTGTTAAACTTCTGGGACAGCTGTCAGGAGAAAATGAACACCAGCACTCCCTGA